From Plasmodium yoelii strain 17X genome assembly, chromosome: 11, a single genomic window includes:
- a CDS encoding SET domain protein, putative, which produces MQRDTPYNDKQKREKKREEKREEKYEKKREEKHEQKREQIYNGEDMSIKQKNELLEIVNEIPKLYEDKENEIISSLIYSYIHKYPKSIESYESFINFYIQIKNYKSALNLLYAVIYLDKDNKKFIELMKNCEEKLVSKICKIPAIYKSQLSYPEKMGLYRDSQHIINRINNETISMYGQNDPHHYMNDNTTEPVLSEDIFNNKIHIVKQGKHYIALAKHNIEPGEIIFQEKPYMLTQHIFSNNYTYSTCYHCLKERNVSEKSYACPINPHDCPYIFCNWKCLINNIKVHEIECSILPIIDAASKESGIMYYTVLHIFRVLIKTRIERNYNNRKYNILNDIFSVYSYYNAVKENQKNIFKSFNILANRIILEFPSSFYLYLKQKELVEFMLIIWQYSPFIKYYSPSLILQNINPEITFGLVYSPILSKLHHSCIPTCSYYYDENGILIIRAICKIPEGGKLCINILPDQYLPLKIRKSFKGIPRVFACDCIRCSDPTENNLHLRSIKCPKCIIGYIYPIKTESLVEALKLHWYDQELNNTISNVSENSNELDVIHNEENIISQKNISLNSFLKYSKQSEGNINGSNSTYDNKNISQNKTRDMKNSSEINKKSIEQSSSKNSHTHYLNEEKKKKICSNLEKEIERWICSNCGKLSLKGNKRCVKLENKIYLLYNEAENNYIKGNVITARNKLLKVSNEFFNIFHPNHYIIFNVNVLLAGLLRHDPNKQVFDSLIFFRRAIIAADNVLPPCSLEKIHLYACLAHYTFNCSNISKLYNKGFGLSSKFIFDPMYASIWNSYTITGYKSTLTILLLQKLRTYSISMNKFTPHMDIEFHINRKDEFSDFYRKVTHNKNESFRHIKQVTKNDPFYPIYMACQCMDINFEENKYFVNIFKSFKNIYYLGNGLNALCLAAGFGNVNLVKVLLKLNYSLFFKNELNINALLHMASSYLPDEQNAYHSNYYYTLLKEIELQHVELELFEKDYFGEINTASNDDASNQNFEKKHNYMNPYNFKNKIENPIPFDLLMDDEFVYGEKSKDMDNRQKNILILFISHLYNLQKKKKKIYKRNLKFNQKIMANQTSNFISQSEASNITSSDKESESDVSSIKIGEYHNKYNNLRVIKNHENTESEINRRRNDRYKRKSAREKKMANLSYNSNKASSDFSKEESIDDLNSNKSYSNNNDNANANSNSNAKFNRPLKSLENVDKSSISRKKKKQNSEKKIKSEISEYSESSNSSTVDKSSSINSQTSFEKYYYDEYNIDIESTSENSEDVLNNKMNNYFCEKMLIQSVSHKLLGFNNALHYACVRGKRELAKQLLISGVPVMLLNGEGNTPLHMSAFSGHNEIVKTLIEFKTDVNSVNTNGETPLMLATYQLHFNVIKTLIEHNASVVVNGVDVDTLKNTAIDNYSISNSIARNNNNTILHCLVYGILKTHKIFYKNKLDMDDIATVTNHGFSELTSSKYLTQTSTYLNINHTISNIPIIEQLSHDFFLLPFKLLHRIKKAIIIIKYLMVHCPIYLYEIKNSNGYNPFELLKAIWKKLCERRIEILGVSDLRMSSFSDNQKNIVFQGWSLITSLINILLSILRTDTSVLTSIYKNFIRIKDPNSSTMQLKEIENKSEHGEEQSKETTNKNGAILKKTSIMNKSGEIEKKSGEIEKKSGDIEKKSGDIEKKSGEIGKKSGEIGKKSGEIENKSGEIENKSGENENKNGVKPKVSKKVLLKKMKAHLIKNKNS; this is translated from the coding sequence ATGCAACGTGATACCCCTTATAATGATAAGCAAAAGCGTGAGAAAAAACGTGAAGAAAAACGTGAAGAAAAATATGAGAAAAAACGTGAAGAAAAACATGAACAAAAGCgtgaacaaatatataatgggGAAGATATGAGTATAAAGCAAAAAAATGAACTGCTCGAAATCGTCAACGAAATTCCAAAGCTATATGAAGATAAGGAGAATGAAATAATCTCATCTTTAATATATAGTTATATTCACAAATACCCAAAGTCAATAGAATCATATGAAAgctttataaatttttatattcaaataaaaaattataaaagtgcattaaatttgttatatGCTGTAATATATTTGGATAAAGACAACAAAAAATTTATTgaattaatgaaaaattgTGAAGAAAAATTAGtttcaaaaatatgtaaaattcCAGCAATATATAAAAGTCAGCTATCTTACCCTGAAAAAATGGGGTTATATAGAGATAGCCAACATATAATAAACagaataaataatgaaacgATATCTATGTATGGACAAAATGATCCACATCATTATATGAATGACAATACTACCGAACCTGTGTTAAGTGAAGACATATTCaacaataaaatacatatagTTAAACAAGGAAAGCATTATATTGCTTTGGCTAAACATAATATTGAACCTGGggaaataatatttcaagaAAAACCTTATATGTTAACAcaacatattttttcaaataactaTACATATTCAACATGCTACCATTGCTTAAAGGAACGAAATGTTAGTGAGAAAAGTTATGCATGCCCAATAAACCCACATGATTgtccatatattttttgtaattggaaatgtttaataaataatataaaggTTCATGAAATTGAATGTTCAATATTACCAATAATAGATGCAGCATCTAAAGAATCTGGAATAATGTATTATACAGTACTTCATATATTTAGagttttaataaaaacaagAATTGaaagaaattataataatagaaaatataatatattaaatgatatatttagtgtttattcatattataatGCAGTTAaagaaaatcaaaaaaatatatttaaatcatttaatattttagcAAATAGAATAATACTAGAATTCCCAtcttcattttatttatatctaaaACAAAAGGAACTTGTTGAATTTATGTTAATTATATGGCAATACTCtccatttataaaatattattcacCATCATTAATTttgcaaaatataaatccTGAAATAACATTTGGTTTAGTATATTCTccaattttatcaaaattacATCATAGTTGTATACCAACttgtagttactattatgatgaaaatggAATTTTAATTATTCGTGCAATTTGTAAAATACCCGAAGGTGGTAaattatgtattaatatattaccTGATCAATATTTACCTcttaaaattagaaaaagtTTTAAAGGAATACCAAGGGTTTTTGCATGTGATTGTATTAGATGTTCGGACCCAACAGAAAATAATCTACATTTAAGAAGCATAAAATGTCCTAAATGTATAAttggatatatatatcctATAAAAACAGAATCACTAGTTGAGGCATTAAAACTTCATTGGTATGATCAAGAACTGAATAATACTATATCAAATGTTAGTGAAAATTCAAATGAATTAGATGTTATacataatgaagaaaatataatatctcaaaaaaatataagtcttaattcatttttaaaatattctaAACAAAGTGAAGGAAATATAAATGGTAGTAATTCAacatatgataataaaaatatatctcaAAATAAAACAAGAGACATGAAAAATAGCTccgaaataaataaaaaatcgaTAGAACAATCAAGTAGTAAAAATTCACACAcacattatttaaatgaagaaaaaaaaaaaaaaatatgttccaatttagaaaaagaaatagaAAGATGGATATGTTCAAATTGTGGAAAATTATCACTAAAAGGTAATAAAAGATGTGTtaaattagaaaataaaatatatttgttatataATGAAgcagaaaataattatattaaaggAAATGTAATTACAGCTAGAAATAAACTACTAAAAGTTTCTAAcgaattttttaatatttttcatccaaatcattatataatatttaatgttAATGTATTATTAGCAGGATTATTAAGACATGATCCAAATAAACAAGTTTTTgattctttaattttttttagaagAGCAATTATAGCAGCAGATAATGTATTACCTCCATGTTCGTTAgaaaaaattcatttatatGCATGTTTGGCGCATTACACATTTAACTGTTctaatatttcaaaattatataataaaggtTTTGGATTATCTagcaaatttatttttgatcCTATGTATGCATCTATATGGAATTCATATACTATTACAGGATACAAATCAACATTAACTATTTTActtttacaaaaattaagGACATACAGTATATCTATGAATAAATTTACTCCTCATATGGATATAGAATTTCATATAAACAGAAAAGATGAATTTTCTGATTTTTATCGTAAAGTTacacataataaaaatgaatcatTTAGACATATTAAACAGGTTACAAAAAATGATCCGTTTTATCCAATATATATGGCTTGTCAATGTATGGATATAAAttttgaagaaaataaatattttgttaatatatttaaatcttttaaaaatatttactatTTAGGAAATGGTTTAAATGCATTATGTTTAGCAGCTGGGTTTGGGAATGTTAATCTTGTTAAAgtgttattaaaattaaattattctcttttttttaaaaatgaattaaatattaatgcaCTTTTACATATGGCTAGCTCCTATTTACCAGACGAACAAAATGCATATCActcaaattattattacactTTACTAAAAGAAATAGAATTACAACATGTTGAATTAGAACTTTTTGAAAAGGATTATTTTGGGGAAATAAATACTGCATCTAATGATGATGCATCTAatcaaaattttgaaaaaaaacataattacATGAAtccatataattttaaaaacaagATAGAAAATCCAATTCCATTTGATCTACTAATGGATGACGAATTTGTATATGGAGAAAAAAGCAAAGATATGGATAACCGTCAGAAAAATATtctcattttatttataagtcatttatataatcttcaaaaaaaaaaaaaaaaaatatataaaagaaacCTAAAATTTAACCAAAAAATTATGGCCAACCAAACATCTAATTTTATATCTCAAAGCGAAGCAAGTAATATTACCAGTAGCGATAAGGAAAGTGAAAGTGATGTTAGTTCGATCAAAATTGGTGAATATcacaataaatataacaatttgagagtaataaaaaatcatGAAAATACGGAATCCGAGATCAATAGACGTAGGAACGACAGATATAAACGCAAAAGTGCTCGAGAAAAGAAAATGGCAAATTTAAGTTATAACAGTAATAAAGCTTCATCCGATTTTTCTAAAGAGGAAAGTATTGACGATTTGAACAGCAACAAATCATATAGCAACAATAATGACAATGCTAATGCTAATTCTAATTCTAATGCTAAATTTAATAGACCTTTGAAGAGTCTCGAAAATGTTGATAAATCGAGTATAAgtcgaaaaaaaaagaaacaaaattctgaaaaaaaaataaaaagtgaaATAAGTGAATATAGCGAAAGTAGTAATAGTTCAACAGTTGATAAAAGTTCTAGCATAAATAGCCAAACAagttttgaaaaatattattatgatgaatataatatagatatagAATCTACTTCTGAAAACTCAGAAGatgtattaaataataaaatgaataattatttttgtgaaaaaatgttaatacaATCAGTTTCACATAAACTATTAGGTTTTAATAATGCATTACATTATGCATGTGTAAGAGGAAAAAGAGAGCTAGCTAAACAACTTTTAATAAGTGGTGTTCCTGTGATGTTACTGAATGGAGAAGGTAATACACCGTTACATATGAGTGCATTTAGTGGTCATAATGAAATTGTTAAAACATTAATTGAATTTAAAACAGATGTAAATTCTGTAAACACAAATGGAGAAACACCACTTATGTTAGCAACTTATCAATTACATTTTAATGTGATCAAGACTTTAATTGAACACAATGCAAGTGTAGTTGTAAATGGTGTAGATGTAGAcactttaaaaaatacaGCTATAGATAATTATTCTATTAGTAATAGTATAGCTagaaataacaataatacaATATTACATTGCTTAGTATATGGTATATTAAAAActcataaaattttttataaaaataaattagatATGGATGATATAGCTACAGTTACTAACCATGGATTTAGTGAATTAACTTcttcaaaatatttaacaCAAACATCaacttatttaaatattaatcaTACAATTTCAAATATTCCTATTATTGAACAGTTATCTCAtgatttttttcttttaccTTTTAAACTATTACACAGAATAAAAAAagctattattataataaaatatttaatggTACATTGtcctatttatttatatgaaattaaaaattctaatGGTTACAACCCTTTTGAATTGTTAAAGGCTATTTGGAAAAAATTATGTGAAAGAAGAATAGAAATATTAGGTGTTTCAGATTTAAGAATGTCATCTTTTAGTGATaaccaaaaaaatattgtttttcaAGGATGGTCTCTCATAACttcattaataaatatactatTGTCTATTCTTCGCACAGATACATCTGTTTTGACTTcgatttataaaaatttcatACGTATTAAGGACCCAAATAGTTCTACAATGCAATTAaaagaaattgaaaataaatctGAACATGGCGAGGAACAATCGAAAGAAACTACAAATAAGAATGGGgcaattttaaaaaaaacatcaattatgaacaagtcaggcgaaattgaaaaaaagtCGGGcgaaattgaaaaaaagtCAGgtgatattgaaaaaaagtCAGgtgatattgaaaaaaagtCAGGTGAAATTGGAAAAAAGTCAGGTGAAATTGGAAAAAAGTCAGGTGAAATTGAAAACAAGTCAGGCGAAATTGAAAACAAGTCAGGCGAAAATGAAAACAAAAACGGCGTGAAACCAAAAGTTTCAAAAAAGGTATTGCTTAAGAAAATGAAAGCGCATTtaataaagaataaaaacTCGTGA
- a CDS encoding longevity-assurance (LAG1) protein, putative → MKLDTIFKILLLITIIFTIQEIWPLYELLKQIRDGSILFFIKEQFHKLYTFFCLYNLKTDINIFSTNINVSPNPRYFVFFVLSGCITFIVKYILNQISTLIGERLIPKRKWSPYIRGIKLGRFNVMFFNLIYFSLISIFGFISLKDQIYFPTEMGGQGNTSAYFLDYPNQKTSNLIHIYYFLNGGYLLTSVYSLLKSEKLPDFYENFLQHFCAMILVYFSYSHNLIRVGAIIMLCHDICEIFSSACRVFVDTRYKFITVSSFCILFLSWGYLRLYIFAKNCILPIHKNYNVFNSLIRVETFIWLIFLLLVILLMNVYWFVLMAKMFIHFITSGQTEDILTRVTEIEEKEKIIEMKNK, encoded by the exons ATGAAACTtgatacaatttttaaaatattattattaattacaATAATATTTACAATTCAGGAAATATGGCCCTTATATGAATTGCTAAAACAGATACGTGATGGAagcattttgttttttattaaagaacaatttcataaattatatacatttttttgcttatataatttaaaaacagatattaatatattctctacaaatataaatgtttcCCCAAATCCCcgttattttgttttttttgtacTAAGTGGGTGTATAACATTTATagtcaaatatatattaaatcaaATTTCAACTTTGATTGGAGAACGTCTTATTCCGAAGAG AAAATGGAGTCCTTATATTCGAGGAATTAAACTTGGACGATTTAACGTcatgttttttaatttgatatatttttctctAATAAGTATATTCGGATTCATTTCTCTCAAAgatcaaatatatttcccAACAGAAATGGGTGGCCAAGGAAACACAAGTGCCTATTTTTTAG actACCCAAATCAGAAAACGTCAAACttaattcatatatactACTTTTTGAATGGTggatatttattaacatctGTGTATTCATTGTTAAAGTCCGAAAAGCTACCAGATTTTTATGAGAATTTTTTGCAACACTTTTGTGCAATGATATtagtttatttttcatatagcCATAACCTCATAAGAGTTGGAGCCATTATTATGTTATGCCATGACATATGTGAGATCTTTTCTTCAGC ATGCCGGGTATTTGTTGATACAAGGTACAAATTTATAACCGTTTCatcattttgtattttatttttgagtTGGGGATACTTACGATTATACATATTTGCAAAAAATTGTATTCTACCAATtcacaaaaattataatgtattcaacTCACTAATTCGTGTCGAAACATTCATATGgctcatttttttattacttgttattttattaatgaaTGTTTATTGGTTTGTGTTGATGGCAAAAATGTTTATCCACTTTATTACTAGTGGGCAAACAGAAGACATTCTAACAAGAGTTACAGAAATTGaagaaaaagagaaaataattgaaatgaaaaataaataa